TCGGCTGGAAGGTGAGGGCCTTGAGGGTGATCAGGGAGCGGACGACGGCGTCCCGGTGGGGGCCGGTGTAGCGGCAGCGGGCGGCCCATCGCCGCCAGTCGTCGACGCTGGTGGCGAGCGCCTCGTACGGGTCGACGAGCGTTGGGCGGGACTCGTGCGAGGGATGCCAGGTGAGCACGAAGGCGACCGACTCGCCCTCGGCGAGGGTGAACTCGGAGAGCGTGGTGAAGTCCTCGCCCCAGGTGTGCACGCCCGGTTCGCTGCGGAACCAGACCGCGTCGGGTCCGGCGACCGCCACGTGGTGCCCGTCGGCGCGGCGCATCCACGGCACGACCCAGCCGTAGTCGAAGCGCAGCCGCAGCGTGCTGCGGACGGCGACCCGGCCGCGCAGCCCTTCGACGACGCGCACCACGTCGGGGGCCTGATCGCGCTGCGGCATCAGGTCGGTGACCCGGATCGCGCCGTCGGCGCTCTCCCACTCGGTGTCCAGGACGAGCGTGTCGGGCCGGTAGCCGCGCCGGGTGCAGGCGCCCGTCACGCCCTGCGGGGCGATGCGCCAGTGACCGTTCTCCTCGTCGCCGAGGAGGCGGGCGAAGCAGGCTCCGGAGTCGAAGCGGGGCAGGCAGAGCCAGTCGACGGAACCGTCCATGCCGACCAGGGCGGCGGTCTGCTCGTCGCCGATGAGGGCGTAGTCCTCGATGCGGGGGTGCACGCCTTGCGGTTTCCCGGCGGACCGGGGAGGCAATCAGGGGTGCGGCCGGGTGAGTGACGTCGGGTGCGCCGGGCCGCCGTCGACGAGAGGACGACGCCCCGGTCCGACGGCGCCCGGTTCAGCACCCACAGGCCGATCAGTGTCGCCAGGGCGAAGACGACGGCCATCAGCACGGCGAGCACGAGCAGCCGCCGCCGCTGACGCGCGGGACGCCGGAGCGGACAGGGCGGCGGGCGTGGCGGGGCGGGTGGCGTGTCGGGGTCCGGCCGGGCAGGCGGTGCTACACCGTCGCCGGCTCGGCCGGCTCCGGCTCCCGGGCGGCCGCCGCGGCCCGGTCGCGGGCCTCGCGCCGGACGAGGATCAGCCACCCGACGGGGACGCCCGCGGCGAACAGCCACCACTGGATGGTGTACGCGAAGTTCAGCGCCGCGTCCTCGCTGCCGGGCGGGCCCAGCAGTTCGGGGCTGTCGCCCTTGGGCGCGGGCGCCGTCAGCGCGATGTAGCCCCCGAGCACCTGGGCGCCGAGCCGCCGGGACTCCTGCTCGCTGTTGATCAGCATGACCTGCCGGTCCGGCAGTCCCTTGAGGTCCTTGATGCCGCTCGCCGCGGTCGTCTCGTCGGGCATCAGCCGCCCGGTGACCGTGACCCTGCCGCCGGGCGGCGCGGGGATCTCGGGGAAGGCGGTCTGGCTCGGGCCGTCCGCGGCGATCCAGCCCCGGTTGACCAGCAGCACCTTGCCGTCCGTCAGGACGAGCGGGGTGAGGACGTGGAACCCGACCGTCTCGTCGGCGTTCACCCGGCGCCGGACGACGACCTCGTGCCCGGCGTCGAAGACGCCGGTGGCGCTCACGTTGTGGTAGCGCTCGCTGCGGGTGACGACATGGCCGACGGCGGTCAGCTTCTCGACGGGCACCGCGTCGGCGGCCAGCGCGTCGGAGACGAGCTGGTTGCGCGCGGTGCGCTCCTCGTAGCGGTGCATCTGCCAGAAGCCCAGCCTGATCATCGTGGGGATGAGGAGGAGGGAGACCAGCGTGAGGATCACCCACTGCCGGGACAACAGGAAGCGGTACACCCCACGACCGTACAACTCGGTCGTGGGGCGCATGCGGCCGGGTGCCGCGGGACGTCCTCGGCGGCCGGCCGTCACGGGCTGCCGGAAGCGGGCTCAGACCTTGTCGACGATCCCCACCCG
The window above is part of the Streptomyces sp. NBC_00425 genome. Proteins encoded here:
- a CDS encoding SURF1 family cytochrome oxidase biogenesis protein: MYRFLLSRQWVILTLVSLLLIPTMIRLGFWQMHRYEERTARNQLVSDALAADAVPVEKLTAVGHVVTRSERYHNVSATGVFDAGHEVVVRRRVNADETVGFHVLTPLVLTDGKVLLVNRGWIAADGPSQTAFPEIPAPPGGRVTVTGRLMPDETTAASGIKDLKGLPDRQVMLINSEQESRRLGAQVLGGYIALTAPAPKGDSPELLGPPGSEDAALNFAYTIQWWLFAAGVPVGWLILVRREARDRAAAAAREPEPAEPATV